The Plasmodium vivax chromosome 13, whole genome shotgun sequence nucleotide sequence ATAACTGCTGTGCCAATTCGTTTCTGCTGTGGAATGCCCCTCTCTCGCCACCTCAATCACGCCACCCCATacgtgcttccccccccccccccccgcaggcgcCAAGATCCTCGAGCTGTGCGACTTTGGGGAGAAGGTCCTGAAGGAGGAGCTAGACAAAGTATacacgaaaaaggaaaaaggaaataaagtggaaaaagggaTTAGCTTCCCCGTTACCATCAACGTGAATGAGGTGTGCAACAATTACTCCCCCGCTCCTtccgaaaatgaagagactTTAAAAAGTGGAGACATTGTAAAGATATGTCTAGGCTGTCACATAGATGGGCACATCAGTATGGTTGGCCACACCATCTACATCGGCACCGAAAATGAAGTCATCGAGGGTCCCAAGGCGGAAGTGTTAAAAAACGCCCATACTCTCTCCCAGCTATTTTTGAAAAGCCTAAAGGTAGGAATCAACGCCAGTGATGTGacgaaaaatattcaaaaggCATGCGAAGAATTAAAGTGCACAGTAATTTCTAATTGCGTAAGTTACCAAATTAAGAAATACATCCTGGAGGGaagcaaatttattttgttgaaGGAAAACCCAGAAAATAAAGTGGAGGATTTCCAGATAGAATCAGACGACATATACATCGTCGATGTGATGGTGACCACAGGAGATGGAAAGATTAAAGAGAGTGACCACAAGACAACTATTTATAAACGAGAGGTGCAGAAGAATTACCATTTGAAAACCAATTTGGGGAGATCCTTCATCAACGAGGTTAATAAAAAGTTCCCAGTTCTTCCCTTCCACGTTAAGCATGTGGAAGATCAGCGAGCCGCCCTCATCGGCATTCCAGAAGCCCTCAGACACGACTTAATCAAACCGTATAATGTATTcgcggagaaaaaaaaagaattcgtTTCTCAGTTTAAGTACACCGTAATGGTTAAGGAAGAGGGGATTAAGCAGCTCACGGGGATCAAGTGCACTCAGCTGAATAACTGCAAGACGGTGAATGAGATTCAGGACGAGGCGCTGAAGGCCATTCTGGCCACCTCCCTCA carries:
- a CDS encoding proliferation-associated protein 2g4, putative (encoded by transcript PVX_085125A), with amino-acid sequence MEQTPDAKAEEIDLEKYTHSGSIANTTLKKIIEKCVQGAKILELCDFGEKVLKEELDKVYTKKEKGNKVEKGISFPVTINVNEVCNNYSPAPSENEETLKSGDIVKICLGCHIDGHISMVGHTIYIGTENEVIEGPKAEVLKNAHTLSQLFLKSLKVGINASDVTKNIQKACEELKCTVISNCVSYQIKKYILEGSKFILLKENPENKVEDFQIESDDIYIVDVMVTTGDGKIKESDHKTTIYKREVQKNYHLKTNLGRSFINEVNKKFPVLPFHVKHVEDQRAALIGIPEALRHDLIKPYNVFAEKKKEFVSQFKYTVMVKEEGIKQLTGIKCTQLNNCKTVNEIQDEALKAILATSLTAKKKKAKGAKPSEETSQEN